The sequence below is a genomic window from Glycine max cultivar Williams 82 chromosome 20, Glycine_max_v4.0, whole genome shotgun sequence.
ataattatataaaattaattatttatgttgtgatactaaaataatattattattattagtgggagaatatttcatattaatattataaaaataaaaaaaaaatactactgcTAGTATTATCGGTGTACATATATTTTGTCCAATTAGTAATTACCCGTGAATTTTCTCGGTGCGGTAGGACGGGTTCGCACGAATTGAAGCGTGTCACTATCGACTGCTCCAAATGGCCGAGGTAATTTCGAATCTAATCGTGGAATCCACGATGCCCAATGGGTAGGTACGTTGTGATTTGGTCGTTGATAAAAATCCTTACTCTAGCGTTCAAGAGAAAGATTTGAACTTTTGTAAGCAATTGAATGTTATTATAAGTTGAATCCTTTGAAGGATTAAACCCAAAGTTTTATTAGAGCATAGAAGAATTTTGTATCTCATTTAGTTCAAGTTCTTCCTCACTAATGTGGACGAGGATACATAATTTTCCCCAGCAATGCTCATTTGCTTAGTTCATAGATCTCAATTGAAAAAGAATTTACAGGTTCGTAGTTCTTGCTAGTCCTCATTCGTCTATAAGCATCAACATAACTAATGGGGAGTTGGCTCTAGTAAAAGGTGCTAGTTTTCCACAATGTGATGAACCAAATTCTACTAGGAGAGATATTTACATTTAATGTCAGACTATATCTCGAATAGAATTACTTCCGAAAGAGGATACatatgttaaacaaaaaaacataactaTTTTTATATGCTATAGCACAACAACGTGGATTTTGTTGGCGATTGGGTTTTTGATAGATGTAACACTTCTCAATGTGTAGGAATCATTGCAGCCAAAAGATATCACTTGGGACAGGTTTCCTTGATTGTCTTTGAAGAACAACCTTGTGTATATCTTTTGGTGGTGAGTTAGGTCTTTATTGAATGTACCAATGAAATCAGGCTATCAACATGGTGGAGTTGATACTATTCACACTAAGGTCTTTCTAACATCACTGTCAGCTATGGTGGCTGAGACCACAACTTTCCCCATAGACTTGATCAAGACCAGGCTCCAACTCCATGGTGAGTCACTTTCCTCGAGTCATCCCACTAGTGCATTTAGAGTAGGCTTGGGCATTATTCGTGAACAAGGTGCTCTTGGCCTTTACAGTGGCTTGTCGCCAGCAATTTTTAGACACATGTTCTACACGCCTATTCGAATTGTTGGGTATGAGAACCTGAGAAATGTGGTTTCTGCTGATAATGCTTCGATCTCTATTGTTGGCAAGGCTGTAGTTGGTGGAATCTCTGGTGTTGTGGCTCAGGTGAGAACTTTGTGGTTGTGTTGTGTATTTCTGCATAATTCTTGTTAATTTAGTCATTTCTCTCGGAGAATATTTGTAATTGGAATTTTTTGTaccttttcaattgaaaatgttgagcataaatataataactatGGGATAAAAGGTCTAAGAGTCAATCTggaggtaaaaataaaaaagttacagcctttttattttgaattctgTTGTTGAGGGGTTCAAGAAGAGAGATTTATGCTTCCAAGAATAACATCCGaagattttatgaaaatagtAAAACATAGATGGCCTTTAAATCAGTTCTCAGTTTTGAATTATTAATTGATTCGCCATAGAAGGGTATTGTTGTTTTGACTAATGTTTATCTTACTTGGTAGATTGGTTAACCGAAAAGGGAAATGAACTGTAGTATTCAGTTCTATACATAATATCTGCATTTAGTCCTTGTCTTGATCATGGTCTAAGTTATTCAACCTGTATGAGGGGGCTTTGTATGTGTTTGTGGTTTGCCTTTGTTATAATATACTGACACTCTCCTCAAGCTTAAAGCTTGTCACTAGTACCAAACCCACAAACAAACCAAAGCGCTTGGACAACTAGCAACCTTTTAGAGAGGTGTAGGAATATTGACCTAGTAGAGATGCTTTCACAATTTCCACTGTGTCTCATGCTGGAGAGATAGAAGTACAAGAATAAAAGTATCCATTAGATATAACGGATAaacaaaggtaaaataaaaagaaagagttaTTTGCTTTgcattatgataaattttatttttacaatgatATATTTTTGGGAAAAATCCTTGTTTTAGCCATTAAGTTTAATTAATTGCtcaaatttaatgatatttttctttcaaaattataatgttcTTCTGTTTGCTCTTGTTATTACAGGTTATAGCCAGCCCAGCTGATCTTGTCAAGGTGAGGATGCAAGCTGATGGCCAAAGGGTGAGTCAAGGTCTTCAACCCTGGTATTCGGGGCCATTTGACGCTCTAAACAAAATTGTTTGTGCTGAAGGATTTCAAGGTCTGTGgaagggtgtttttcctaataTCCAAAGAGCCTTCTTAGTGAACATGGGAGAATTAGCCTGTTATGACCATGCTAAACAATTTGTTATTAGAAGTAGGATAGCTGATGATAATGTTTATGCCCACACTTTGGCTTCCATCATATCAGGTCTGGCAGCAACTTCTTTAAGTTGTCCAGCTGATGTTGTGAAGACTAGAATGATGAACCAGGCtgctaagaaggaaaggaaagtcTTATATAATAGCTCTTATGATTGCTTGGTAAAGACAGTTAAAGTTGAAGGAATAAGAGCATTGTGGAAAGGATTCTTCCCCACATGGGCAAGGCTTGGCCCATGGCAATTTGTGTTCTGGGTTTCCTATGAGAAGTTCAGGACATTTGCAGGGCTCTCTTCtttctaatataatattttgatttatacTGTCATTTGTTCATCCATAATAAATTCACAAGTCACAAGGGACTAATACCcagatttatgtatttttttcaacttttagctcagtgtttaatttttttgggatAAATTACATTTCTCTATCCTAAGAGATGATTAATTTATTCTACCTACGCGTTTTACTGCAGTCTATTTTAATGTGAACGAGgttcttagtatttttttttttttttgttatcctTACTATCAATTCTGAAATTTcagaagataaaataaaggTTTTGGATGAAATTCCAAAGCCAGTAATAGtggcattcatttttttttttctctttgggtaCAGTTTTGAGTTGTTTTTGGGTACAGGTAGTACGAAGTAAACTTCTagttatttaacaaaattaattttgttaaaatttaaagattgaatttaaaattgatatttaagtaataatatctaaaaggaaattaaatacTCAATACAAGAAAGTCATgcagtttaataaaaaaagaaaataattcttcaaaataatttcattgaaaaatgtcaacttaaaatatatattgtttatattaaaatcatatatgtttGGGCTTAgatctcattattttatttaaaaataaataataataataataataattacaatattaaattatttgttgaaatcAAATATTGCAATgatatatcatttaatttttaaattatataatattttataattgtaatTTCTTATTATCATTCTAACCGTTTGATTACAGATTACACAGTTATTAAATGTTACTATGAATTTAggcaattaatatatttacctCCCTTTTGCTCACATATTGTTTGTAGAGGAGACCGGGAACAAATTTTCTGAAAAACAAACTTAGGAAGGGAAGAGGAAAAAGCCATTATCTCTTCAAAAAAGATATTGTAAAATTCCAATTCGTGACCATCTTGAATATgcaaatatattgtttttattttaccaaaattTTGCTCCTTGGCTTTCCCTTGCATCAATCATAGTTTACAGTTCCAGATTGTGAGATACGGTGATTAATAAATCATGTCTAAATATGTTTACTACCCGCTCCAAACCAGAACCTTTCCATTTTCCACAATTATGTAATGAACTCGAGGCTTCCACGGGGTGAGAGGAGAAGAGTTACTGCACTTGGCTTGAtggaaaagaaactaaaaactgaggatattttttatgaagaaaaattaaaaaaaaaggggtaTATTAACAAAATGGGGAGTATATATATCAATTGCTATGAATTTATAACAGAATTCAGTAATTCACATACACTTCACTCGTAATCAAGATTTGGATTATTACACAATCACACACGTCTCGATACAAATCCTGGTCTCACACAAATGAGCAACTTCCACTCGCACTCGTCACTTAAGAATTGGATTA
It includes:
- the LOC100817004 gene encoding mitochondrial uncoupling protein 3 — encoded protein: MKSGYQHGGVDTIHTKVFLTSLSAMVAETTTFPIDLIKTRLQLHGESLSSSHPTSAFRVGLGIIREQGALGLYSGLSPAIFRHMFYTPIRIVGYENLRNVVSADNASISIVGKAVVGGISGVVAQVIASPADLVKVRMQADGQRVSQGLQPWYSGPFDALNKIVCAEGFQGLWKGVFPNIQRAFLVNMGELACYDHAKQFVIRSRIADDNVYAHTLASIISGLAATSLSCPADVVKTRMMNQAAKKERKVLYNSSYDCLVKTVKVEGIRALWKGFFPTWARLGPWQFVFWVSYEKFRTFAGLSSF